The following proteins come from a genomic window of Pyxidicoccus sp. MSG2:
- a CDS encoding ABC transporter ATP-binding protein, with translation MSPRPPASPVPPSLLARLKSTGSLVQQLPGTFRLFWQASPRMAVLLGALTLVAAVLPAGIAWVGKLIVDSVVAAAQGSLEARARVYGLVGLEFGLMLGSAVVERGLNLTRELLRANLGNLLNERILQKALDLELRHFEDSETYDKMQNARREANSRPLSLVMGAFSIVRNGITLSTFAALLVALSPWSVVVLVAASIPAFIAEARLAAEGFRLYSWRAPEGRKLNYLEWILTRDNHVKEVKLFGLGPLVLGRYRTLFQKFFNEDRALAFKRMAWGLGLGLLSLAAFYACYLYVAGRAAGGAITVGDMVLYLGVFRQGQAAFQGILTSIGSMYEDALFMSNLFTYLDIPTGGETTRVLPAKSPPRGHRNAIELRDVSFRYPGKEAWALKGVNLTLKPGQKLALVGENGAGKSTLVKLLLRLYEPSEGEILYGGVNLKDMDVEDLRSRFGAVFQDFVRYQFNVAENIGLGHVPALEDRTRIVKAAEEGGASTVIAALPNQYDTMLGGWFEKGQELSSGQWQKLAVARAFMRDDAEVLILDEPTASIDAEAEHALFERFQALAADRIAIVISHRFSTVRMADQIAVLHNGQVEELGSHDELMAKDGRYAHLFRLQARGYRD, from the coding sequence GTGTCCCCTCGTCCGCCTGCTTCCCCCGTCCCGCCGTCCCTCCTGGCCCGCCTGAAGAGCACGGGCAGCCTCGTCCAGCAGCTCCCCGGCACGTTCCGCCTCTTCTGGCAGGCGAGCCCCCGCATGGCGGTGCTGCTGGGCGCGCTGACGCTTGTGGCGGCGGTGCTGCCCGCGGGCATCGCCTGGGTGGGGAAGCTGATTGTGGACTCGGTGGTGGCGGCGGCGCAGGGCTCGCTGGAGGCACGCGCTCGCGTCTACGGCCTGGTGGGGCTGGAGTTCGGGCTGATGCTGGGCTCGGCGGTGGTGGAGCGCGGGCTGAACCTGACGCGCGAGCTCTTGCGGGCCAACCTGGGCAACCTGCTCAACGAGCGGATTCTCCAGAAGGCGCTGGATTTGGAGTTGCGCCACTTCGAGGACTCCGAGACCTACGACAAGATGCAGAACGCGCGGCGCGAGGCGAACAGCCGGCCGCTGTCGCTGGTGATGGGCGCGTTCTCGATTGTGCGCAATGGCATCACGTTGAGCACCTTCGCGGCGCTGTTGGTGGCGCTGTCTCCGTGGAGCGTGGTGGTGCTGGTGGCGGCGTCGATTCCGGCGTTCATCGCCGAGGCGCGGCTGGCGGCGGAGGGCTTCCGGCTGTACTCGTGGCGGGCGCCGGAGGGGCGCAAGCTGAACTACCTGGAGTGGATTCTCACGCGGGACAACCACGTGAAGGAGGTGAAGCTGTTCGGGTTGGGGCCGCTGGTGTTGGGGCGCTACCGGACGCTCTTCCAGAAGTTCTTCAACGAGGACCGGGCGCTGGCCTTCAAGCGGATGGCGTGGGGCCTGGGGCTGGGGTTGTTGTCGCTGGCGGCGTTCTACGCCTGCTACCTGTACGTGGCGGGGCGCGCGGCGGGCGGGGCGATTACGGTGGGCGACATGGTGCTGTACCTGGGCGTGTTCCGTCAGGGGCAGGCGGCGTTCCAGGGCATCCTGACGAGCATCGGCTCCATGTACGAGGACGCGCTCTTCATGAGCAACCTCTTCACGTACCTGGACATCCCCACGGGCGGCGAGACGACGCGGGTGCTGCCGGCGAAGTCACCGCCGCGCGGGCACCGGAATGCGATTGAGCTGCGCGACGTGTCCTTCCGCTATCCGGGGAAGGAGGCGTGGGCGCTCAAGGGTGTGAATCTGACGTTGAAGCCGGGGCAGAAGCTGGCGCTGGTGGGGGAGAACGGGGCGGGGAAGAGCACGCTGGTGAAGCTGCTCCTGCGCCTGTACGAGCCGTCGGAGGGGGAGATTCTCTACGGCGGGGTGAACCTGAAGGACATGGACGTGGAGGATTTGCGCAGCCGCTTCGGGGCGGTGTTCCAGGACTTCGTGCGCTACCAGTTCAACGTGGCGGAGAACATCGGTCTGGGGCACGTGCCGGCGCTGGAGGACCGGACGCGGATTGTGAAGGCGGCGGAGGAGGGTGGGGCGAGCACGGTGATTGCGGCGCTGCCGAACCAGTACGACACGATGCTGGGGGGCTGGTTCGAGAAGGGGCAGGAGCTGTCGTCGGGGCAGTGGCAGAAGCTGGCGGTGGCGCGGGCGTTCATGCGGGACGACGCGGAGGTGCTGATTCTGGACGAGCCGACGGCGAGCATCGACGCGGAAGCGGAGCATGCGCTGTTCGAGCGCTTCCAGGCGCTGGCGGCGGACCGGATTGCGATTGTGATTTCGCACCGCTTCTCCACGGTGCGCATGGCGGACCAGATTGCCGTGCTCCACAACGGGCAGGTGGAGGAGCTGGGGAGCCATGACGAGCTGATGGCGAAGGACGGGCGCTACGCGCACCTGTTCCGGTTGCAGGCGCGGGGGTACAGGGACTGA
- a CDS encoding CotH kinase family protein: MGRGAGWWVAGLVGLLACGPGAPSSPPPGPVDLYPPVQSAVPTFALEVAPADLRKLEADPTSDASVPCVVTLEGARATGRVRYRGASTRDLPQKSYKIELDPGQELEDRDHFELLASWLDGGKLTEKFAVDLYQALGLPVPSARYARVHVNGEHQGLYLDMEHVGKDWLKLHGHERDASIYRCGHRNCELTLGPGPYQGNFEKKTNEDTGREDLTALLEWVNRSDDARFEEELERRVDVEAYLGNLAADALISNTLIEDSRGYWVHALHADRWTYVPWDLNNARMLYWRTRSPEAAPVVDRWPRSFTLYDPEVQDLFETRVTARPELRPTWSVLATRVWDRPALRARVLAKLEAALAGPFSEEQALAHIDALWTVVEPELRNDPYASAEHVERARRFLQDYVRGRREYLAKALAALRAHGSGPLVIREVTTGGSGYVELYNRGTQALELGSYEVTNDLRATTRYRLEAGTLEPGQTVRLHPPFTLSSDGGEVGVFDGARRSAATGRPVLHGPEDAVWYGPLPAGTVYGRKGGGASEDFERRAP, translated from the coding sequence ATGGGTCGTGGAGCGGGATGGTGGGTGGCGGGGCTCGTGGGCCTGCTGGCGTGCGGGCCGGGAGCCCCCTCGAGTCCACCGCCCGGGCCCGTGGACCTGTACCCGCCGGTACAGTCGGCCGTGCCGACCTTCGCGCTGGAGGTGGCACCAGCCGACCTGCGGAAGCTGGAGGCGGATCCGACCTCCGACGCGTCCGTTCCCTGCGTGGTGACGCTGGAGGGCGCGCGGGCGACGGGGCGCGTGCGCTACCGAGGTGCGAGCACGCGAGACTTGCCGCAGAAGAGCTACAAAATCGAGCTGGACCCGGGACAGGAATTGGAGGACCGCGACCACTTCGAGCTGCTCGCGAGCTGGCTCGACGGCGGCAAGCTGACGGAGAAGTTCGCGGTGGACCTGTACCAGGCGCTCGGGCTGCCGGTGCCGAGCGCCCGCTACGCACGGGTCCACGTGAATGGCGAGCACCAGGGGCTCTACCTGGACATGGAGCACGTGGGGAAGGACTGGTTGAAGCTCCACGGCCACGAGCGCGACGCGTCCATCTACCGCTGCGGCCACCGCAACTGCGAGCTGACGCTGGGGCCCGGCCCGTACCAGGGCAACTTCGAGAAGAAGACGAACGAGGACACCGGCCGCGAGGACCTGACCGCGCTCCTCGAGTGGGTGAACCGGAGCGACGACGCGCGCTTCGAGGAGGAGCTGGAGCGCCGGGTGGATGTGGAGGCGTACCTGGGCAACCTCGCGGCGGACGCGCTCATCTCGAACACACTCATCGAGGACTCACGCGGCTACTGGGTGCACGCGCTGCACGCGGACCGGTGGACGTACGTGCCGTGGGATTTGAACAACGCGCGGATGCTCTACTGGCGCACGCGGAGTCCGGAGGCAGCGCCCGTGGTGGACCGGTGGCCGCGGTCCTTCACGCTGTATGACCCGGAGGTGCAGGACCTGTTCGAGACGCGCGTGACGGCGCGGCCCGAGCTGCGCCCCACGTGGAGCGTGCTCGCCACGCGGGTGTGGGACCGGCCGGCGCTGCGAGCGCGGGTGCTCGCGAAGCTGGAGGCGGCGCTCGCGGGGCCGTTCTCCGAGGAGCAGGCACTGGCCCACATCGATGCGCTGTGGACGGTGGTGGAGCCGGAGCTGAGGAACGACCCGTACGCCTCCGCCGAGCACGTGGAGCGCGCGCGGCGGTTCCTCCAGGACTACGTGCGCGGACGGCGTGAGTACCTGGCGAAGGCGCTGGCGGCGCTGAGGGCGCACGGGAGTGGGCCGCTGGTCATCCGCGAGGTGACGACGGGAGGCTCGGGGTACGTGGAGCTGTACAACCGTGGCACCCAGGCACTGGAGCTGGGGAGCTACGAGGTGACGAACGACCTGCGGGCCACGACGCGGTACCGGCTGGAGGCGGGAACGCTGGAGCCGGGGCAAACGGTGCGGCTGCACCCGCCCTTCACACTGTCGAGCGACGGGGGCGAGGTGGGAGTGTTCGACGGGGCGCGGCGCTCGGCGGCGACGGGGAGGCCGGTGCTGCATGGGCCGGAGGACGCCGTCTGGTACGGGCCGCTGCCCGCTGGCACGGTGTACGGGCGCAAGGGCGGCGGAGCCAGCGAGGACTTCGAGCGGCGCGCTCCGTGA
- a CDS encoding DUSAM domain-containing protein: MGPRVPAWEQVIAMEQWISPEGRLELPGEDRAQVQAVALQMTIAEAEVYTSLLTPEGTAALVREVRRRVREGGKRYSSTLADVHDLQEAEDTDGARKVLEEYIASESIPRYREWAEEELKDLE; the protein is encoded by the coding sequence GTGGGACCGCGAGTACCTGCATGGGAACAGGTCATTGCGATGGAGCAGTGGATCTCTCCGGAGGGAAGGTTGGAGCTTCCCGGAGAGGACCGTGCGCAGGTGCAGGCCGTCGCGCTGCAGATGACGATTGCCGAGGCGGAGGTCTACACCTCCTTGCTGACGCCCGAGGGAACAGCAGCGCTGGTGCGGGAAGTCCGCCGCCGGGTCAGGGAGGGCGGGAAGCGGTACTCCAGCACGCTCGCTGATGTGCATGACCTCCAGGAGGCGGAAGACACCGATGGCGCGCGCAAGGTGTTGGAGGAGTACATCGCGAGCGAGTCCATTCCTCGTTATCGGGAGTGGGCCGAGGAAGAGCTGAAGGATCTGGAGTGA
- a CDS encoding thioredoxin family protein — protein MAHPVSYEGTAENFDQLVMEPKGELVVVDFWGDGCPNCDIYAAAEPMLLSELDGAPMRVVKVNAYQYEDLAKRFGLFGIPTFLLFRDGKLLGKMSQYYGKEYWLGVVRDHLPKA, from the coding sequence ATGGCACATCCCGTGAGCTACGAGGGGACGGCAGAGAACTTCGACCAGCTGGTCATGGAGCCGAAGGGCGAGCTGGTGGTGGTGGACTTCTGGGGCGACGGCTGCCCGAACTGCGACATCTACGCGGCCGCCGAGCCCATGCTGCTGTCGGAGCTCGACGGCGCGCCGATGCGCGTGGTGAAGGTGAACGCGTACCAGTACGAGGACCTGGCGAAGCGCTTCGGCCTCTTCGGGATTCCGACGTTCCTACTGTTCCGCGACGGGAAGCTGCTCGGGAAGATGAGCCAGTACTATGGCAAGGAGTACTGGCTCGGCGTGGTGAGGGACCATCTGCCGAAGGCGTAA
- a CDS encoding AAA family ATPase: MPRRFNIAGPCRPDWHYMIPAERRLPEAPGLVEQLGYFVVHAPRQTGKTTALRALAEQLTASGRYAALYFSCEVGEAAGDDFGEAQRAILANLRLGAGHSLPPELQPPPFPEAPDSLLLGTALSAWASACPRPLVLFLDEIDALRGQSLISVLRQLRSGFPNRPHAFPASVVLCGLRDVRDYKAASGGDADRLGTASPFNIKLASLRLGDFDTEEVAELYRQHTADTGQVFTESAAARAFELTAGQPWLVNALAREVIEELKVPVGEPITAEHVESAKERLVYARVTHLDSLVARLHEPRIRRVLEPVLAGTLTSGDSYQDDVQYARDLGLLAPDNPVRIANPIYREVIARVLAGDAELQVQAEPRSFVLPDGRLDFDRLLREFAAFWREHGEVLTAGLSYHEVAPQLVLMAFLHRVVNGGGFVDREYGVGRGRIDLLVRWPHSEAGQRRWQRQAMELKVWREGEKDPLPKGLAQLDEYLERLSLDTGVLVIFDRRREAGDADSRTRFEQAQAPSGRKVTVLRA, encoded by the coding sequence ATGCCGCGCCGCTTCAACATCGCGGGCCCCTGCCGCCCGGACTGGCACTACATGATTCCCGCCGAGCGCCGGCTGCCCGAGGCGCCCGGGCTGGTGGAGCAGCTCGGCTACTTCGTGGTCCACGCGCCCCGGCAGACGGGGAAGACGACGGCGCTCCGGGCCCTGGCCGAGCAACTGACGGCCTCGGGCCGCTACGCCGCGCTCTACTTCTCCTGCGAGGTCGGTGAGGCGGCCGGCGACGACTTCGGTGAGGCGCAGCGGGCCATCCTGGCGAACCTGCGCCTCGGTGCCGGGCACTCCCTCCCGCCCGAGCTCCAGCCGCCTCCGTTCCCTGAAGCCCCCGACAGCCTGCTCCTGGGCACCGCGCTGTCCGCCTGGGCGAGCGCCTGCCCACGTCCCCTGGTGCTCTTCCTGGATGAGATTGATGCCCTGCGGGGGCAGAGCCTCATCAGCGTGCTGCGCCAGCTCCGGAGTGGCTTCCCCAACAGGCCTCACGCCTTTCCCGCGTCCGTCGTCCTGTGCGGTCTGCGGGATGTGCGCGACTACAAGGCCGCCAGTGGAGGCGACGCCGACCGGCTCGGCACCGCGAGTCCCTTCAACATCAAGCTCGCCTCTCTCCGCCTGGGGGACTTCGACACGGAGGAGGTGGCGGAGCTGTATCGACAGCACACGGCCGATACCGGCCAGGTCTTCACCGAATCGGCAGCCGCGCGCGCCTTCGAGCTGACGGCCGGCCAGCCCTGGCTCGTCAATGCCCTCGCCCGAGAGGTCATCGAGGAGCTGAAGGTGCCGGTCGGTGAGCCCATCACCGCCGAGCATGTGGAGTCCGCCAAGGAGCGGCTCGTCTACGCGCGCGTCACGCATCTCGACTCGTTGGTTGCTCGGCTGCACGAGCCGCGCATCCGCAGGGTGCTGGAGCCCGTGCTCGCGGGCACGCTGACGTCCGGGGACAGCTACCAGGACGACGTGCAGTACGCGCGAGATTTGGGGCTGCTCGCGCCGGACAACCCGGTGCGAATCGCGAATCCCATCTACCGCGAGGTGATTGCCCGGGTGCTCGCGGGGGACGCCGAGCTTCAAGTTCAGGCCGAGCCGAGGAGCTTCGTCCTGCCGGACGGCCGGCTGGACTTCGACCGCCTGCTGCGCGAGTTCGCCGCCTTCTGGCGCGAGCACGGAGAGGTGCTGACCGCTGGGCTCTCGTACCACGAGGTCGCACCGCAACTGGTGCTCATGGCCTTCCTGCACCGGGTGGTGAACGGTGGCGGCTTCGTGGACCGTGAGTACGGCGTGGGCCGGGGTCGCATCGACCTGCTGGTGCGTTGGCCCCATAGCGAGGCCGGCCAGCGCCGCTGGCAGCGCCAGGCGATGGAGCTGAAGGTGTGGCGGGAAGGGGAGAAGGACCCGCTGCCAAAGGGGCTTGCCCAGCTCGACGAATACCTGGAGCGGTTGAGCCTCGACACGGGCGTGCTCGTCATCTTCGACCGGCGCCGGGAGGCCGGGGATGCGGACTCACGAACGCGCTTCGAGCAGGCGCAGGCTCCCTCGGGTCGCAAGGTCACCGTGCTGCGGGCATGA
- a CDS encoding NACHT domain-containing protein: MSMFDALGSIKVLSKLMQMGMAAWDAFKEEGISSKEITAIRLATDLLGDLGGKSSGQLSDMAALHFGVITQCFGHALGRQWAFNKQLVPGGLRILMSREQLERAKEIEVRVRLAVSSLPKFGGPSLLQPGDLPASVEGVREAAVIDEPLATPYYRALWEAFSNPKLDEGDEGIIPLLDLEKGRLAFERDFLLAHQQMLASSEGQKLQQYVAGVAGDYRARMLRELLLRDMAEWGERHTFGNVERRDRPADDPIPFMPLAKMYVEPNACLAAKARQEDATGEPVLALIEQWLAASKTNAVVVRADFGMGKSLTARSLAQRLARRFLDMRTPSPEAELPVFIRCAEDLTEEGFDLDAFVRRAWKREAGELDLKLKLDDPVLEPPKRTQRALFILDGLDEVILGERRLESFFQRIKDEASDCHRFIIFSRPGALPAEQGLEGIPVLEILPWAEPQISSWLKAWRGLNGGEGPTPQELESRQLAELARTPILLFMVAQTWKGQSREVGVSRAALYEEFFWQIARGKHEADRKHHKNVYDASAELHRHLMRRGLVTQGTEPPDAMLWLMSRVAWEATKLDQRQMIEPSRKPEVLTKHGITSLLVHELQVDGSASETIEAIQVGLLLTLQAHLRSGAASQLLFGHKSFREFLVARYWADRLKAIACASSRDWEDIEAPLLGGRLLSREDRTFEFLLEMLDGEPHPKRQAAPFSLREPERRSLLEWAQARFESEEPEVPADSARGGRSRQPSLREDRRPWLREAALAIGSALRGSPGLRQRDKLTMRSMLAWFWLMRVGPIVIARKAYLPGASMPDNSLRGADFSEANLEDSNFSRTSLRWRGSSAGEPPTTFDGALLDRALLMNADLSSCSFYGASLRGADLTGALLRSSFLREANLEGAELHGAFADHAFFDSAKLRRAVLMETDFTGASFVGADMTDAYLQGANLTRAVLHDAVLKGAAYDDTTQWPAGFDPVAAGAIHSHE, from the coding sequence ATGTCCATGTTCGACGCGCTCGGTTCCATCAAGGTCCTCAGCAAGCTGATGCAGATGGGGATGGCCGCATGGGATGCCTTCAAGGAAGAGGGCATCAGCAGCAAGGAAATCACCGCGATACGTCTGGCGACGGACCTGCTGGGAGACCTGGGAGGAAAGAGCTCCGGGCAGCTCTCGGACATGGCGGCCCTGCACTTCGGCGTCATCACGCAGTGCTTCGGTCATGCGCTCGGACGGCAGTGGGCATTCAACAAGCAGTTGGTTCCAGGTGGGCTCCGCATCTTGATGAGTAGGGAGCAGCTGGAACGGGCGAAGGAGATCGAGGTTCGGGTGAGGCTCGCCGTCAGCTCGCTTCCGAAGTTCGGGGGCCCCTCCCTGCTACAGCCGGGAGACCTGCCCGCGAGCGTGGAGGGAGTGAGGGAAGCGGCCGTCATCGACGAGCCCCTCGCGACTCCGTACTACCGGGCACTCTGGGAGGCCTTCTCCAACCCGAAGCTGGACGAGGGGGACGAAGGAATAATCCCGCTGCTCGACCTGGAGAAGGGACGGCTGGCGTTCGAGCGTGACTTCCTTCTCGCCCATCAGCAGATGCTGGCTTCTTCAGAAGGTCAGAAGCTTCAGCAGTATGTGGCCGGCGTGGCTGGCGACTACCGCGCACGCATGCTGCGCGAGCTGCTCCTGCGAGACATGGCCGAATGGGGCGAGCGCCACACCTTCGGCAACGTAGAGCGTCGCGACAGGCCCGCGGATGACCCCATTCCGTTCATGCCGCTCGCGAAGATGTACGTCGAGCCCAATGCCTGCCTCGCGGCGAAGGCGCGCCAGGAGGATGCGACAGGGGAGCCCGTGCTTGCCCTGATCGAGCAGTGGCTTGCTGCTTCGAAGACGAACGCCGTTGTTGTCCGTGCGGACTTTGGAATGGGGAAGTCGCTCACGGCGCGGTCGCTGGCGCAGCGGCTCGCTCGGCGGTTTCTGGATATGCGTACCCCGTCGCCAGAGGCGGAGCTACCTGTCTTCATCCGGTGCGCCGAGGATTTGACCGAGGAGGGGTTCGATCTCGACGCGTTCGTACGCAGAGCGTGGAAGCGCGAAGCGGGGGAACTGGACTTGAAGCTGAAGCTCGATGACCCGGTCCTCGAACCCCCGAAACGCACGCAGCGTGCCCTGTTCATTCTCGACGGGCTGGACGAGGTCATCCTCGGAGAGCGGCGGCTGGAATCGTTCTTCCAGCGCATCAAGGACGAGGCCTCGGATTGTCACCGTTTCATCATCTTCTCTCGTCCGGGTGCACTTCCTGCGGAGCAGGGGCTGGAAGGCATCCCGGTGCTCGAAATCCTGCCGTGGGCCGAACCCCAGATCTCCTCGTGGCTCAAAGCATGGCGCGGCTTGAACGGAGGTGAAGGGCCGACACCTCAAGAACTGGAGTCGAGGCAACTGGCCGAATTGGCCAGGACCCCCATTCTCCTCTTCATGGTCGCGCAAACCTGGAAGGGTCAGTCCCGCGAAGTTGGCGTCAGCCGCGCCGCCCTTTACGAGGAGTTCTTCTGGCAGATCGCGCGGGGAAAACATGAGGCGGACCGGAAGCATCATAAGAACGTTTACGATGCGTCTGCCGAGCTTCATCGGCACCTGATGCGTAGGGGGTTGGTGACGCAGGGGACCGAGCCGCCGGATGCCATGCTCTGGCTCATGAGCCGAGTGGCCTGGGAGGCAACGAAGCTCGACCAGCGTCAGATGATTGAGCCCTCGCGGAAGCCGGAAGTGCTCACGAAGCACGGCATCACGAGCCTTCTCGTCCATGAGTTGCAGGTGGATGGCAGTGCGTCCGAGACCATCGAAGCGATCCAGGTGGGCCTGCTCCTGACACTCCAGGCCCACCTGCGCTCCGGAGCCGCAAGCCAACTTCTCTTTGGCCACAAGTCCTTCCGCGAGTTCCTGGTAGCGCGCTACTGGGCGGACCGGCTGAAGGCAATTGCGTGCGCATCCTCGCGGGACTGGGAGGACATCGAGGCTCCGCTCCTTGGAGGAAGGCTGCTCAGTCGGGAGGATCGGACGTTTGAGTTTCTGCTGGAGATGCTCGACGGAGAGCCGCACCCAAAGCGTCAGGCAGCCCCATTCAGTTTGAGGGAGCCTGAGCGTCGTTCCCTGCTCGAATGGGCCCAGGCACGTTTCGAGTCGGAAGAGCCTGAGGTGCCGGCAGACTCTGCTCGCGGAGGGCGGAGTCGTCAGCCGTCGCTGCGCGAGGACAGACGCCCCTGGCTGCGCGAAGCGGCGCTTGCTATCGGAAGCGCACTCCGGGGCAGTCCCGGTCTGAGACAGCGTGACAAGCTGACCATGCGGTCGATGCTTGCATGGTTCTGGCTGATGAGAGTCGGCCCTATCGTCATCGCGCGCAAGGCTTACCTGCCAGGTGCGTCAATGCCAGACAATTCTCTTCGAGGTGCCGACTTCAGCGAGGCCAATCTTGAGGACTCGAACTTCTCACGGACCAGCTTGAGGTGGAGAGGTTCCAGTGCAGGCGAGCCCCCTACGACCTTTGATGGGGCATTGCTCGACCGTGCCTTGTTGATGAATGCAGACCTCTCAAGTTGCAGCTTTTATGGAGCGTCATTGAGAGGAGCGGATCTCACTGGCGCTTTACTGCGCAGCTCGTTCTTGCGCGAAGCGAATCTTGAAGGCGCGGAACTGCATGGCGCCTTTGCGGACCATGCTTTCTTCGATAGTGCAAAACTGAGAAGGGCCGTTCTGATGGAGACCGACTTCACCGGGGCATCGTTCGTTGGGGCCGACATGACGGACGCCTACTTGCAGGGCGCGAATCTTACCCGAGCCGTGCTCCACGATGCCGTTTTGAAGGGAGCCGCCTATGACGATACGACGCAATGGCCCGCCGGGTTCGATCCAGTCGCAGCAGGCGCCATACACTCACATGAATAA
- a CDS encoding SMI1/KNR4 family protein, whose amino-acid sequence MHEWLEALRKSAKAASPGVPAEEVRRAETECGVPFPEELGALYQALNGGELNGDVHLFQLHGPEGSASVLEKSRLKLVGLPAAGVWRIGLKGIHRHLFTARKSAMVEQGDGGGPLPGWMDPLGDEDWVYGTWDGEKQELRLYRSLKDMLDVLVPPAEVESFGERTFARAMNAVLQGALSGAQADAEEGSEADSAAMEAEATEAAEAEDLGEVRELAYEYDDDSRRRRDEERPFGGKKPKAEPKKPVRPVGMGAGKAKEKPVARAEPRSPDTGGAGVSPPRAASGTGEATETPASEAGAPGEPAAAPAAPEVKGAEVIAAMKKKAAAGKPMVAKKAAAAPATAPAAAKKAPAAPAAAKTAPVSKTAAAPASKQSAAAKKAPVKKAAAKKAPAKKSAAKKSAAKKSAAKKSAAKKSAAKKAPAKKAAAKKAPAKKAPAKKAAAKKAPVKKSAAKKSAAKKSAAKKSAAKKAPVSKGAAKKAAAKKGAKARGR is encoded by the coding sequence ATGCACGAGTGGTTGGAGGCACTGCGGAAGTCGGCGAAGGCTGCGTCACCCGGTGTCCCCGCGGAAGAGGTCCGCCGGGCGGAGACGGAGTGCGGCGTCCCATTCCCCGAGGAGCTGGGTGCCCTCTATCAGGCCCTCAATGGCGGGGAGCTCAACGGTGACGTGCACCTGTTCCAGCTGCACGGGCCGGAAGGGTCCGCGAGCGTCCTGGAGAAGTCCCGGCTCAAGCTGGTGGGCCTGCCCGCGGCGGGCGTGTGGCGCATCGGCTTGAAGGGGATCCACCGGCACCTGTTCACCGCGCGCAAGTCCGCGATGGTCGAGCAGGGGGACGGGGGCGGGCCGCTGCCCGGCTGGATGGACCCGCTCGGCGACGAGGACTGGGTCTACGGCACGTGGGACGGAGAGAAGCAGGAGCTGCGGCTGTACCGTTCGCTGAAGGACATGCTCGACGTGCTGGTGCCGCCCGCGGAGGTAGAGAGCTTCGGTGAGCGCACGTTCGCCCGCGCGATGAACGCCGTGCTGCAGGGGGCGCTGTCCGGCGCGCAGGCAGACGCGGAGGAGGGCAGCGAGGCCGACAGCGCCGCGATGGAGGCTGAAGCGACCGAGGCGGCCGAGGCGGAGGACCTGGGCGAGGTGCGCGAGCTCGCGTACGAGTACGACGATGACTCGCGCCGCAGGCGCGACGAGGAGCGGCCCTTCGGTGGGAAGAAGCCCAAGGCGGAGCCCAAGAAGCCGGTGCGCCCGGTGGGGATGGGTGCCGGCAAGGCGAAGGAGAAGCCCGTGGCGCGTGCGGAGCCCCGGTCCCCGGACACCGGAGGGGCGGGAGTCTCGCCTCCTCGCGCCGCGAGCGGGACGGGCGAGGCCACGGAGACCCCAGCGAGTGAAGCGGGGGCGCCTGGCGAGCCCGCTGCCGCACCCGCGGCTCCCGAGGTGAAGGGGGCCGAGGTGATTGCCGCCATGAAGAAGAAGGCGGCTGCCGGGAAGCCCATGGTCGCGAAGAAAGCGGCCGCTGCGCCCGCCACCGCACCGGCTGCGGCGAAGAAGGCCCCTGCTGCACCTGCCGCCGCGAAGACGGCGCCTGTGAGCAAGACCGCTGCTGCCCCTGCCTCCAAGCAGTCCGCTGCCGCGAAGAAGGCTCCTGTGAAGAAGGCGGCCGCGAAGAAGGCACCGGCGAAGAAGTCCGCCGCGAAGAAGTCCGCCGCGAAGAAGTCCGCCGCGAAGAAGTCCGCCGCGAAGAAGTCCGCCGCGAAGAAGGCACCGGCGAAGAAAGCCGCAGCGAAGAAGGCTCCTGCGAAGAAGGCACCGGCGAAGAAAGCCGCGGCGAAGAAGGCTCCTGTGAAGAAGTCCGCCGCGAAGAAGTCCGCCGCGAAGAAGTCCGCCGCGAAGAAGTCCGCCGCGAAGAAGGCGCCCGTCAGCAAGGGAGCCGCGAAGAAGGCCGCCGCGAAGAAGGGAGCGAAGGCTCGCGGTCGTTGA
- a CDS encoding SanA/YdcF family protein has product MAPPRVFSGSMKPGGASRVWVRRGLLALVVVGLGLLALSHLVRVSYEDRIVPLSTAPEAPVALVFGAGLAPGAVPSPVLAQRLDAAIALWKQGKVQAVLVSGDQTKPFHHETRAMRRYLLERGVPETAVQGDEAGLSTYDSCLRAYTVFGAKRALLVTQRFHLSRALFIANSVGIDAWGVAADEGRSTPWRYTVRETLSRVLALAMVLLEVEPVYPAGRAALPER; this is encoded by the coding sequence ATGGCCCCTCCACGGGTGTTCTCGGGGTCCATGAAGCCAGGCGGTGCGAGCAGGGTGTGGGTGCGCAGGGGCCTCCTCGCGCTGGTCGTGGTCGGCCTGGGGCTGCTTGCCCTCTCGCACCTCGTGCGGGTGAGCTACGAGGACCGCATCGTGCCTCTCTCGACGGCGCCGGAGGCTCCGGTGGCGCTCGTCTTCGGCGCGGGGCTGGCGCCGGGGGCGGTGCCTTCTCCGGTGCTCGCCCAGCGCCTGGATGCGGCGATTGCGCTGTGGAAGCAGGGGAAGGTGCAGGCGGTGCTGGTGAGCGGGGACCAGACGAAGCCCTTCCACCACGAGACGCGGGCCATGCGGCGCTACCTGCTGGAGCGCGGGGTGCCCGAGACGGCGGTGCAGGGAGACGAGGCGGGGCTGTCCACGTACGACAGCTGCCTGCGGGCGTACACGGTGTTCGGGGCGAAGCGGGCGCTGCTCGTCACGCAGCGCTTCCACCTGTCGCGGGCGCTGTTCATCGCCAATTCCGTGGGCATCGACGCGTGGGGCGTGGCGGCGGACGAGGGGCGCTCGACGCCCTGGCGGTACACGGTGCGCGAGACGCTGTCGCGCGTGCTGGCGCTGGCCATGGTGCTGCTGGAGGTGGAGCCCGTCTACCCCGCGGGCCGCGCGGCGCTCCCGGAGCGCTGA